A single genomic interval of Nitratidesulfovibrio sp. SRB-5 harbors:
- a CDS encoding DUF3365 domain-containing protein: MIRLTPHSLQARFLLGLLLILACLGGFFALSLFMHLERLVENEARDRAALILSQAEAVQSYVRNTLRPAMYKTLSEDTFVIEAMSTSFVTRAVMNDNNLAHDRFTYRRVAVGARNPAYEASDLERSIIARFQEDPELTRVEDVTEDEGERRFITAKPVRFETACLRCHGDPAEAPPVLLAMYGAERGFWRKTGDLAGMTMVALPMDQAVSGMTDAVMSFGVLFAGGALVLFAVIHVFFNRLVVHNLRRMGGVMRRHFPDEADMTMPRRGQPDVGIDDLLGDMESLALHLSEARAKLRDYAANLEGMVHERTVDLASEATARRTDVELFVGLLDRLNRSSGKGELLAASLALIARRFGADRAAYACVLSASDFHAWPDRAVRPELPADWHDMAAEGSPRLTPRAWFIPVQTSDTTRGLLCLYWDADHACGPGTADLAQAVGRQLGIAMDNLDALDNLLRQNALLDSIFEGISDPLLLLGGDGRVVLANSSARRLTRSLAASPGGDDDRHGNAADTNGTPLAELLDAADIAARMGDGPVSRAVTLRDGRSFAVNAYPLGGRLERGGRTVAYLRETTDERRMLERVQQHEKLVAVGKLAAGLAHEINNPLGVIHCYADLLRAAAPDGQAQADIDVIMRHTEQARKVVRDLLDFARPKQAERGPCDVADVLAGLADVFRPRARAARARIVPDVSQDVSQDGATTGGAGCAPLPPVLADRNGLEQILTNLLLNALDAVETDGPTMHGAEPEDRSCPQDMNGITGETGDADAMSPAAIPRPRQRGLVVLSARSLPEDGEVVVHVIDNGPGIPEEHLPRLFDPFFTTKAAGRGTGLGLAVVFGIMRDMGGRIEARNLTPADLAPAALGGLACRIDLAALFAEAAQTAPAIGTGPHCPDGTGATDGQNRSAERTDMPDMPDMPDMPDMAELARGAVFTLHLPAADREHPAPRTEHDA; this comes from the coding sequence GTGATCCGACTCACGCCTCATTCGTTGCAGGCCCGCTTCCTGCTTGGCCTGCTGCTCATTCTCGCCTGTCTGGGCGGGTTCTTCGCCCTTTCGCTGTTCATGCACCTGGAACGGCTGGTGGAAAACGAGGCCCGCGACCGCGCGGCGCTCATCCTCTCGCAGGCCGAGGCGGTGCAGAGCTACGTGCGCAACACCCTGCGCCCTGCCATGTATAAAACCCTCTCCGAAGACACCTTCGTCATCGAGGCCATGTCCACCTCGTTCGTCACCCGCGCGGTGATGAACGACAACAACCTGGCCCACGACCGCTTCACCTACCGCCGGGTGGCCGTGGGCGCGCGCAACCCTGCCTACGAGGCCTCGGACCTGGAGCGTTCCATCATTGCCCGGTTCCAGGAAGACCCGGAACTGACCCGCGTGGAGGACGTGACCGAGGACGAGGGCGAGCGGAGGTTCATCACGGCCAAGCCCGTGCGTTTCGAAACCGCGTGCCTGCGCTGCCACGGCGACCCGGCAGAGGCCCCGCCCGTGCTGCTGGCCATGTACGGGGCTGAACGCGGCTTCTGGCGCAAGACCGGCGATCTGGCGGGCATGACCATGGTGGCCCTGCCCATGGACCAGGCCGTCAGCGGCATGACCGATGCGGTGATGTCGTTCGGGGTGCTGTTCGCGGGCGGGGCGCTGGTGCTGTTCGCGGTGATCCACGTGTTCTTCAACAGGCTGGTGGTGCACAACCTGCGCCGCATGGGCGGGGTGATGCGCCGCCATTTCCCGGACGAGGCGGACATGACCATGCCCCGCCGCGGCCAACCGGACGTGGGCATAGACGACCTGCTGGGCGACATGGAATCGCTGGCCCTGCACCTGAGCGAGGCGCGGGCCAAGCTGCGCGACTACGCGGCCAACCTGGAAGGCATGGTGCACGAGCGCACCGTGGACCTCGCCTCCGAGGCCACGGCCCGGCGCACCGACGTCGAGTTGTTCGTGGGGCTGCTGGACCGCCTGAACCGCAGCAGCGGCAAGGGAGAATTGCTGGCCGCCTCGCTGGCGCTCATCGCGCGGCGCTTCGGTGCGGACCGGGCCGCCTACGCCTGCGTGCTCTCGGCCAGCGACTTCCACGCCTGGCCGGACCGCGCGGTGCGGCCCGAACTGCCCGCCGACTGGCACGACATGGCGGCGGAAGGCTCGCCGCGCCTCACTCCGCGCGCCTGGTTCATTCCCGTGCAGACCAGCGACACCACGCGCGGCCTGCTGTGCCTGTACTGGGATGCGGACCATGCCTGCGGCCCCGGCACGGCGGACCTGGCCCAGGCCGTGGGGCGGCAGCTGGGCATCGCCATGGACAACCTGGACGCGCTGGACAACCTGCTGCGCCAGAACGCCCTGCTGGATTCCATCTTCGAGGGAATTTCCGACCCGTTGCTGCTGCTGGGCGGCGATGGCCGGGTGGTGCTGGCCAACAGTTCGGCACGTCGGCTGACCCGGTCGCTGGCGGCATCGCCCGGCGGGGACGACGACAGGCACGGCAACGCCGCCGACACGAACGGCACCCCCCTGGCCGAACTGCTGGACGCGGCAGACATCGCCGCGCGCATGGGCGACGGCCCGGTGTCGCGCGCGGTGACCCTGCGCGACGGACGGTCCTTTGCGGTGAACGCCTACCCGCTGGGGGGGCGGCTGGAACGCGGCGGGCGCACCGTGGCCTACCTGCGCGAAACCACGGACGAACGCCGCATGCTGGAACGCGTCCAGCAGCACGAAAAACTGGTGGCCGTGGGCAAGCTGGCCGCGGGCCTGGCCCACGAGATCAACAACCCGCTGGGGGTCATCCACTGCTACGCTGATCTGCTGCGCGCCGCCGCGCCGGACGGGCAGGCCCAGGCCGACATCGACGTCATCATGCGCCACACCGAGCAGGCCCGAAAGGTGGTGCGCGACCTGCTGGACTTTGCCCGGCCCAAGCAGGCGGAACGCGGCCCCTGCGACGTGGCCGACGTGCTGGCGGGGCTGGCCGACGTGTTTCGCCCCCGGGCGCGGGCCGCGCGGGCGCGCATCGTCCCCGATGTTTCACAGGACGTGTCACAGGACGGGGCAACAACCGGAGGCGCCGGTTGCGCCCCGCTGCCGCCGGTGCTGGCCGACCGCAACGGGCTGGAGCAGATTCTTACCAACCTGCTGCTCAACGCTCTGGACGCCGTGGAGACCGATGGCCCGACCATGCACGGAGCCGAACCCGAGGACCGCAGCTGCCCACAGGACATGAACGGAATTACCGGTGAAACCGGCGATGCCGACGCCATGTCCCCCGCCGCCATCCCACGCCCCCGGCAGCGCGGCTTGGTGGTGTTGTCCGCGCGCAGCCTGCCCGAAGACGGCGAGGTGGTGGTGCACGTCATCGACAACGGCCCCGGCATTCCGGAAGAACACCTGCCCCGGCTGTTCGACCCGTTCTTCACCACCAAGGCCGCCGGGCGCGGCACCGGGCTGGGGCTGGCCGTGGTCTTCGGCATCATGCGGGACATGGGCGGGCGCATCGAGGCGCGCAACCTGACCCCAGCCGACCTTGCCCCTGCGGCCCTTGGCGGCCTGGCCTGCCGGATCGACCTGGCCGCCCTGTTTGCCGAGGCCGCCCAAACCGCCCCGGCCATCGGAACCGGCCCGCACTGCCCCGATGGCACGGGCGCCACAGACGGCCAGAACCGGTCTGCCGAGCGAACCGACATGCCAGACATGCCAGACATGCCAGACATGCCAGACATGGCAGAGCTGGCGCGCGGCGCGGTATTCACCCTTCACCTGCCCGCGGCGGACCGGGAGCACCCGGCCCCGCGTACGGAGCACGACGCATGA
- a CDS encoding YeiH family protein, whose amino-acid sequence MEDKGLFGKILAIVPGLAVMIGTLYVLRVYVEPWMKDAVVFGSKGWLVQVLSLNYILLSILTGMFYRNILFGGKIPTWAEEGFRTTRLFIKTGVIMLGSLYTFDKLLKVGGVAIALIVAFVFGTALFVLWLGKRLGADRSVTATMAAACGVCGVSAAVATAPGVRAKPVDLALSIATILGFGIMTMFVSPFIGKMLSLSDYQFGAWVGTGILNSGQVLATCLAFNPNFAPGTAVAYGEIWNVVRVLCIPFVVFFITAWYWKGEADAEHVSLGSILASKFPIFVLGFIGMTALSSLHIIGAEGSETLHLMRDVMAWVFGIGLVGLGAYIDVREIKAAGGTPLRIGLIAGVSKYVIAMIIILAFIPKEGAF is encoded by the coding sequence ATGGAAGACAAGGGGCTTTTCGGTAAGATCCTGGCCATCGTGCCCGGTCTCGCGGTGATGATCGGCACGCTCTACGTGCTGCGCGTGTACGTGGAACCGTGGATGAAGGACGCCGTGGTGTTCGGCAGCAAGGGCTGGCTGGTGCAGGTGCTGAGCCTGAACTACATCCTGCTGTCCATCCTGACCGGCATGTTCTACCGCAACATCCTGTTCGGCGGAAAAATTCCCACCTGGGCGGAAGAAGGCTTCCGCACCACCCGCCTGTTCATCAAGACCGGCGTCATCATGCTGGGTTCGCTGTACACCTTCGACAAGCTGCTGAAGGTCGGCGGCGTGGCCATCGCGCTCATCGTGGCCTTCGTGTTCGGCACGGCCCTCTTCGTGCTGTGGCTGGGCAAGCGCCTGGGCGCCGACCGTTCGGTCACCGCCACCATGGCCGCCGCCTGCGGCGTGTGCGGCGTTTCCGCCGCCGTGGCCACCGCGCCCGGCGTGCGCGCCAAGCCCGTGGACCTGGCCCTGTCCATCGCCACCATTCTCGGCTTCGGCATCATGACCATGTTCGTCAGCCCGTTCATCGGCAAGATGCTGTCCCTGTCGGACTACCAGTTCGGCGCCTGGGTGGGCACGGGCATCCTGAACTCCGGCCAGGTACTGGCCACCTGCCTTGCCTTCAACCCCAACTTCGCCCCCGGCACCGCCGTGGCCTACGGCGAAATCTGGAACGTGGTGCGCGTGCTGTGCATTCCGTTCGTGGTGTTCTTCATCACCGCCTGGTACTGGAAGGGCGAGGCCGACGCCGAACACGTCAGCCTGGGTTCCATCCTTGCCTCCAAGTTCCCCATCTTCGTGCTGGGCTTCATCGGCATGACCGCGCTGTCCTCGCTGCACATCATCGGCGCCGAAGGTTCCGAGACGCTGCACCTGATGCGTGACGTGATGGCCTGGGTGTTCGGCATCGGCCTTGTGGGCCTTGGCGCGTACATCGACGTGCGCGAAATCAAGGCCGCGGGCGGCACGCCGCTGCGCATCGGGCTCATCGCGGGCGTCTCCAAGTACGTCATCGCCATGATCATCATCCTGGCCTTCATTCCGAAGGAAGGCGCCTTCTAG
- a CDS encoding biotin/lipoyl-binding protein: protein MSDKKKSLTVFKSDRHEDVAAILASALIVVVVLTYMAFIVPSVGIKASQDGKLVEIFVTEGADVKKGDKLYALEVVKKKWVNNVMEEKIAVESFTAKANGKVLKVSGKPGDSLKKGKQTIVVLEHEKGTLP, encoded by the coding sequence ATGTCCGACAAGAAGAAGTCCCTTACCGTATTCAAGAGCGACCGCCACGAGGACGTGGCCGCCATCCTGGCCTCCGCCCTCATCGTGGTGGTGGTGCTGACCTACATGGCCTTCATCGTGCCCTCGGTGGGCATCAAGGCCTCGCAGGACGGCAAGCTGGTGGAGATCTTCGTGACCGAAGGCGCCGACGTGAAGAAGGGCGACAAGCTCTATGCGCTGGAAGTGGTCAAGAAGAAGTGGGTCAACAACGTGATGGAAGAGAAGATCGCCGTGGAAAGCTTCACCGCCAAGGCCAACGGCAAGGTGCTGAAGGTTTCCGGCAAGCCCGGCGACTCCCTGAAGAAGGGCAAGCAGACCATCGTGGTGCTGGAGCACGAGAAGGGCACCCTTCCCTAG
- a CDS encoding universal stress protein — translation MKSPTTTPMKLLLALDDGPGARRAVDEAIRIAREKGATLDALFVIDATWDVFTGHDWLSGCNSRIGFLEYMQGLEEKAAAESARAFLERRGDVPGELLTAPGDVVDVIREHAARGYDLLVVSSPFTRGLEVMRDAVARLTRDAPCDVLLVRAAPE, via the coding sequence ATGAAGTCGCCCACGACCACCCCCATGAAGCTGCTGCTCGCCCTTGACGACGGACCCGGCGCACGCCGTGCCGTGGACGAGGCCATCCGCATCGCCCGCGAGAAGGGCGCCACCCTGGACGCCCTGTTCGTCATCGACGCCACGTGGGACGTGTTTACCGGGCACGACTGGCTGTCCGGCTGCAATTCGCGCATCGGCTTTCTGGAGTACATGCAGGGGCTGGAGGAAAAGGCGGCGGCGGAAAGCGCGCGCGCCTTCCTGGAACGCAGGGGCGACGTGCCCGGCGAACTGCTGACCGCCCCCGGCGACGTGGTGGACGTGATCCGCGAGCACGCGGCCAGGGGGTACGACCTGCTGGTGGTGTCCAGCCCGTTCACGCGGGGGCTTGAAGTCATGCGCGACGCCGTGGCCCGGCTGACCCGCGATGCCCCGTGCGACGTGCTGCTGGTGCGGGCCGCGCCGGAGTAG
- the mscL gene encoding large conductance mechanosensitive channel protein MscL, with the protein MLKAFKEFAVKGNALDMAVGVILGASFGTIVKSLVDDLIMPPIGLVLGGVDFSNLFVTLRDGAAPGPYASLAAAKQAGAVTLNAGVFANTVVSFTIVAFAVFLLVRGVNTLRERLEGPAAPKQQDCPFCFSKIDVRATRCPHCTATIG; encoded by the coding sequence ATGCTGAAGGCATTCAAGGAATTCGCGGTCAAGGGCAATGCGCTGGACATGGCCGTGGGCGTCATTCTGGGCGCCTCGTTCGGCACCATCGTCAAGTCGCTGGTGGATGACCTGATCATGCCGCCCATCGGCCTGGTGCTGGGCGGCGTGGACTTTTCCAACCTGTTCGTCACCCTGCGCGACGGCGCCGCGCCCGGCCCCTACGCCAGCCTGGCCGCCGCCAAACAGGCAGGCGCGGTAACCCTGAACGCGGGCGTGTTCGCCAACACGGTGGTCAGCTTCACCATCGTGGCCTTTGCCGTGTTCCTGCTGGTGCGCGGGGTGAACACCCTGCGCGAACGTCTGGAAGGCCCGGCGGCGCCCAAGCAGCAGGACTGCCCGTTCTGCTTCAGCAAGATAGACGTGCGGGCCACCCGGTGCCCCCACTGCACGGCAACGATAGGCTGA
- a CDS encoding branched-chain amino acid ABC transporter substrate-binding protein: protein MRKGWFKGLVAGLAVAVMACPAFAADTIKFGVAGAHSGDLASYGLPTVNAAKLVAKMINAKGGVLGKQVEVIPQDDQCKPELATNAATKLVSDGANVVLGHICSGATKAALPIYKEANIVLMSPSATNPALTQSGDYPNFFRTIASDDQQAKLGVDFTIDKLGKKKIAVLHDKGDYGKGYAEYAKQFVEQSGKGTVVLFEGVTPGAVDYSAVVQKIRNSGAEAVMFGGYHPEASKIVQQLRKKRMDLPFVSDDGVKDDTFIKVAGKDAEGVYASSSKDVSALPLYKEAIEAHVKEFGAEPGAFYKEAYAASLALLNAIEKAGSTDSAKIMNALRTEFVETSVGKIKFDKRGDAEGVGFSMYQVKNGKYVELK, encoded by the coding sequence ATGCGTAAAGGATGGTTCAAAGGCCTTGTTGCGGGTCTTGCCGTGGCCGTTATGGCCTGCCCGGCGTTTGCAGCGGACACCATCAAGTTCGGCGTGGCCGGCGCCCACAGCGGCGACCTGGCTTCCTACGGGCTGCCCACCGTCAACGCCGCCAAGCTGGTGGCCAAGATGATCAACGCCAAGGGCGGCGTGCTCGGCAAGCAGGTGGAAGTCATTCCCCAGGACGACCAGTGCAAGCCCGAACTGGCCACCAACGCGGCCACCAAGCTGGTGTCCGACGGCGCCAACGTGGTGCTGGGCCACATCTGCTCCGGCGCCACCAAGGCCGCGCTTCCCATCTACAAGGAAGCCAACATCGTACTGATGTCGCCCTCGGCCACCAACCCGGCCCTGACCCAGAGCGGCGACTACCCCAACTTTTTCCGCACCATCGCCTCTGACGATCAGCAGGCCAAGCTGGGCGTCGATTTCACCATCGACAAGCTGGGCAAGAAGAAGATCGCCGTGCTGCACGACAAGGGCGACTACGGCAAGGGCTACGCCGAATACGCCAAGCAGTTCGTCGAGCAGAGCGGCAAGGGCACCGTGGTGCTCTTCGAAGGCGTGACCCCCGGCGCCGTGGACTACTCCGCCGTGGTGCAGAAGATCCGCAACTCCGGCGCCGAAGCCGTGATGTTCGGCGGCTACCATCCGGAAGCCTCGAAGATCGTGCAGCAGCTGCGCAAGAAGCGCATGGACCTGCCCTTCGTGTCCGACGACGGCGTGAAGGACGACACCTTCATCAAGGTTGCCGGCAAGGACGCCGAAGGCGTGTACGCCTCCAGCTCCAAGGACGTGAGCGCGCTGCCCCTGTACAAGGAAGCCATCGAAGCCCACGTGAAGGAATTCGGCGCCGAGCCCGGCGCGTTCTACAAGGAAGCCTACGCCGCGTCGCTGGCCCTGCTGAACGCCATCGAAAAGGCCGGTTCCACCGATTCCGCCAAGATCATGAACGCCCTGCGCACCGAGTTCGTTGAAACCTCGGTGGGCAAGATCAAGTTCGACAAGCGTGGCGATGCCGAAGGCGTCGGCTTCTCCATGTACCAGGTGAAGAACGGCAAGTACGTGGAACTCAAGTAG
- a CDS encoding branched-chain amino acid ABC transporter permease — MDWQYFWELFFGGLTRGSIYALIALGYTMVYGIIELINFAHGEVYMMGAFTALIVAGALGIYGFPALAILIIAAVVAVIYCAAYGLTLEKIAYKPLRDAPRLSPLISAIGMSIFLQNYVILAQTSDFMPFPNLVPQPEFLEPIAHIMGASEVLIIVTSAVSMAALTLFIKYTRMGKAMRATAQNRKMAMLLGIDADKVISLTFVIGSSLAAVGGVLIASHVGQVNFAIGFIAGIKAFTAAVLGGIGSIPGAMLGGLVLGWCESFATGYISSDYEDALAFALLVLILIFRPSGILGKAKTQKV, encoded by the coding sequence ATGGATTGGCAGTATTTCTGGGAACTCTTCTTCGGCGGGCTGACGCGCGGCTCCATCTACGCGCTCATCGCGCTCGGCTACACCATGGTGTACGGCATCATCGAGCTGATCAACTTCGCCCACGGCGAAGTGTACATGATGGGGGCGTTCACGGCGCTGATTGTGGCGGGTGCCCTCGGCATCTACGGCTTTCCGGCCCTGGCCATCCTGATCATCGCGGCGGTGGTGGCGGTCATCTACTGTGCCGCCTACGGCCTGACGCTCGAAAAGATCGCCTACAAGCCCCTGCGCGACGCACCGCGCCTCTCGCCGCTCATCTCGGCCATCGGGATGTCCATCTTTCTCCAGAACTACGTCATCCTGGCCCAGACCTCGGACTTCATGCCGTTTCCCAATCTGGTGCCGCAGCCCGAATTTCTCGAGCCCATCGCGCACATCATGGGCGCCAGCGAGGTGCTGATCATCGTCACGTCGGCCGTTTCCATGGCCGCGCTGACGCTGTTCATCAAGTACACCCGCATGGGCAAGGCCATGCGCGCCACGGCCCAGAACCGCAAGATGGCCATGCTGCTCGGCATTGACGCCGACAAGGTGATCTCGCTCACCTTCGTCATCGGCTCGTCGCTGGCCGCCGTGGGCGGCGTGCTCATCGCCTCGCACGTGGGGCAGGTGAACTTCGCCATCGGCTTCATCGCGGGCATCAAGGCGTTCACCGCCGCCGTGCTCGGCGGCATCGGCTCCATTCCCGGCGCCATGCTGGGCGGCCTTGTGCTTGGCTGGTGCGAAAGCTTCGCCACCGGGTACATTTCGAGCGACTACGAGGATGCGCTGGCGTTTGCGCTGCTTGTGCTCATCCTCATCTTCCGGCCTTCGGGCATCCTGGGCAAGGCCAAGACGCAGAAAGTCTAG
- a CDS encoding ABC transporter permease subunit: MQGLKKSILVSLWFMFLTFPLMVIRIDSLNGTIDWRWENMLGMGVGSFVLSFVWRFMLARKEAGRAAAAGGAMSARGAWLERLRSDPKAAVPALVVVLAAFLVLPWVVSTYQTNIMISALLYVMLGLGLNIVVGLSGQLVLGYVAFYAVGAYSYAILNSNFGLGFWSVLPIGGAMAALFGILLGFPVLRLRGDYLAIVTLGFGEIIRLVLENWSSFSQGPSGIANIERPGLLGMQLSVSDATTYIYYLILAAVIVTILAVTRLKNSRIGRAWQALREDEIACQAMGIDITTTKLTAFALGACWAGFAGVIFAAKTTFINPASFTFLESAMVLAMVVLGGMGSVIGVSVGALVLILLPEYLRAFSEYRMLIFGATMVLMMVFRPQGLVSPGRTKYNVPDAQGAGADAARPAAGGNA, from the coding sequence ATGCAAGGTCTCAAGAAATCCATACTGGTCAGCCTGTGGTTCATGTTCCTGACCTTCCCGCTCATGGTCATCAGGATCGACAGCCTGAACGGGACCATCGACTGGCGGTGGGAGAACATGCTGGGCATGGGCGTGGGCTCGTTCGTGCTGTCCTTCGTGTGGCGGTTCATGCTGGCCCGCAAGGAAGCCGGGCGCGCCGCCGCCGCAGGCGGGGCCATGTCCGCGCGCGGGGCGTGGCTCGAACGCCTGCGCAGCGACCCCAAGGCCGCCGTGCCCGCCCTGGTGGTGGTGCTGGCCGCGTTCCTGGTGCTGCCGTGGGTGGTTTCCACCTACCAGACCAACATCATGATTTCGGCGCTGCTCTACGTGATGCTGGGCCTTGGCCTGAACATCGTGGTGGGCCTTTCGGGCCAGCTGGTGCTGGGCTACGTGGCCTTCTACGCCGTGGGCGCGTACTCCTACGCCATCCTGAACAGCAACTTCGGCCTCGGCTTCTGGTCGGTGCTGCCCATCGGCGGGGCCATGGCCGCGCTGTTCGGCATCCTGCTGGGCTTTCCGGTGCTGCGCCTGCGCGGTGACTACCTGGCCATCGTCACCCTGGGCTTTGGCGAAATCATCCGCCTGGTGCTGGAAAACTGGAGCAGCTTCTCGCAAGGGCCCAGCGGCATCGCCAACATCGAGCGACCCGGCCTGCTGGGCATGCAGCTTTCGGTCAGCGACGCCACCACCTACATCTATTATCTCATCCTGGCGGCGGTCATCGTCACCATCCTTGCGGTGACGCGCCTGAAGAACTCGCGCATCGGCCGCGCGTGGCAGGCCCTGCGCGAGGACGAGATTGCCTGCCAGGCCATGGGCATCGACATCACCACCACCAAGCTCACCGCGTTCGCGCTGGGCGCGTGCTGGGCGGGCTTCGCGGGGGTCATCTTCGCGGCCAAGACCACCTTCATCAACCCGGCCAGCTTCACCTTCCTGGAATCGGCCATGGTGCTCGCCATGGTGGTTCTGGGGGGCATGGGCTCGGTCATCGGGGTTTCGGTGGGCGCGCTGGTGCTCATCCTGCTGCCCGAATACCTGCGCGCGTTCTCCGAGTACCGCATGCTCATCTTCGGCGCGACCATGGTGCTGATGATGGTCTTCCGCCCGCAGGGCCTCGTTTCGCCGGGGCGCACCAAGTACAACGTGCCCGACGCCCAAGGCGCCGGTGCTGACGCGGCGCGCCCCGCCGCCGGAGGCAACGCCTGA
- a CDS encoding ABC transporter ATP-binding protein, which yields MSATTANAAAAVLDVRSISMNFGGLRALNEVDLQVRQGEIVALIGPNGAGKTTFFNCITGIYVPTEGTVHVTPRDGRTVTVNGLKASQVTALGMSRTFQNIRLFPTMSVLENVMIGRHCRTRAGILGALLRDPRTRAEEQRIVEESYALLKSVNLHQHYKDEARNLPYGAQRRLEIARALATEPFLLCLDEPAAGMNPQETHELKELVIEIRERHELSVLLIEHDMSMVMSLSDRIYVMEYGSKIAEGTPEEVSKNPRVIKAYLGEESHA from the coding sequence ATGTCCGCAACCACCGCCAACGCGGCTGCCGCCGTTCTTGACGTCCGCTCCATTTCCATGAACTTCGGGGGCCTGCGCGCCCTGAACGAGGTTGACCTGCAAGTGCGCCAGGGCGAGATCGTGGCGCTCATCGGTCCCAACGGCGCGGGCAAGACCACGTTCTTCAACTGCATCACCGGCATCTACGTGCCCACCGAAGGCACCGTGCACGTGACCCCGCGCGACGGGCGCACCGTCACCGTCAACGGCCTGAAGGCCAGCCAGGTCACCGCGCTGGGCATGTCGCGCACCTTCCAGAACATCCGTCTGTTCCCCACCATGAGCGTGCTGGAAAACGTGATGATCGGGCGCCACTGCCGCACCCGCGCGGGCATTCTGGGCGCGCTGCTGCGCGACCCCAGGACCCGCGCCGAGGAACAGCGCATCGTCGAGGAAAGCTACGCGCTGCTCAAGAGCGTGAACCTGCACCAGCACTACAAGGACGAGGCGCGCAACCTGCCCTACGGCGCCCAGCGCAGGCTGGAGATTGCCCGCGCGCTGGCCACGGAACCCTTCCTGCTGTGCCTCGACGAACCCGCTGCGGGCATGAACCCGCAGGAAACCCACGAACTCAAGGAACTCGTCATCGAGATCCGCGAGCGCCACGAACTTTCCGTGCTGCTCATCGAGCACGACATGAGCATGGTCATGTCGCTGTCGGACCGCATCTACGTCATGGAGTACGGTTCGAAGATCGCCGAGGGCACCCCCGAGGAAGTGAGCAAGAATCCCAGGGTCATCAAGGCCTACCTGGGCGAGGAATCCCATGCTTGA
- a CDS encoding ABC transporter ATP-binding protein, protein MLELRNVNAFYGNIQALRDINLTIGQGEIVTLIGANGAGKTTTLMTVCGAVPPRTGEVLFEGKPIHTMKPNEIVRLGISQVPEGRLIFPDLTVQENLDLGAFLRNDKDGIARDLDYIFGLFPILAQRRKQAGGTLSGGEQQMLAISRAIMGRPRLLLLDEPSLGLAPIIIQQIFDIIRKINADGTTVFLVEQNANQALKIAHRAYVMETGRITLEDTAANLLVNEDVKKAYLGM, encoded by the coding sequence ATGCTTGAGCTGCGTAACGTCAATGCCTTCTACGGCAACATCCAGGCCCTGCGCGACATCAACCTGACCATCGGCCAGGGCGAGATCGTCACCCTCATCGGCGCCAACGGCGCGGGCAAGACCACCACGCTGATGACCGTGTGCGGCGCGGTGCCCCCGCGCACCGGCGAGGTGCTTTTCGAGGGCAAGCCCATCCACACCATGAAGCCCAACGAGATCGTGCGTCTGGGCATCAGCCAGGTGCCGGAAGGTCGGTTGATCTTCCCCGACCTGACGGTGCAGGAGAACCTGGACCTTGGCGCTTTCCTGCGCAACGACAAGGACGGCATCGCCCGCGACCTGGACTACATCTTCGGCCTGTTTCCCATCCTGGCCCAGCGCCGCAAGCAGGCCGGGGGCACCCTTTCCGGCGGCGAGCAGCAGATGCTGGCCATTTCGCGCGCCATCATGGGCAGGCCGCGCCTGCTGCTGCTGGACGAACCCTCGCTGGGCCTCGCGCCCATCATCATCCAGCAGATCTTCGACATCATCCGCAAGATCAACGCCGACGGCACCACGGTGTTCCTGGTGGAGCAGAACGCCAACCAGGCGCTGAAGATCGCCCACCGTGCGTACGTCATGGAAACCGGGCGCATCACCCTGGAAGACACGGCGGCCAACCTGCTGGTGAACGAAGACGTGAAAAAAGCCTACCTCGGCATGTAG